From Cellulosimicrobium cellulans, the proteins below share one genomic window:
- a CDS encoding TetR/AcrR family transcriptional regulator: MSGVTTDLDPTRVDRGTESETPLSPRRERTRERLLDAAYGLFAEHGINGTSIEAVCEAAGFTRGAFYSNFDTKESLFLALTEREIRMRMRSLEAAVEHLPDDPVRDGVIAPEAIATIVAAVMADPRDERRWCLMSAELELLALRDPQVAERFADQEESFRTELADILTRVLTSVGMRFAIDAAAATRVLISAYTSAARDAFLAPDGDEAAQRAQAADWLPALVGRLVEPDPGAA; encoded by the coding sequence ATGTCCGGCGTGACCACCGACCTCGACCCGACCCGAGTCGATCGCGGCACGGAGAGCGAGACCCCGCTCTCCCCCCGCCGCGAGCGCACCCGCGAGCGCCTGCTGGACGCCGCCTACGGGCTGTTCGCCGAGCACGGCATCAACGGCACGTCGATCGAGGCCGTCTGCGAGGCGGCGGGCTTCACCCGCGGCGCCTTCTACTCGAACTTCGACACCAAGGAGTCGCTGTTCCTCGCCCTCACCGAGCGCGAGATCCGGATGCGGATGCGGAGCCTCGAGGCTGCCGTCGAGCACCTGCCGGACGACCCGGTGCGGGACGGGGTCATCGCCCCCGAGGCCATCGCGACGATCGTCGCGGCCGTCATGGCGGACCCCCGCGACGAGCGCCGGTGGTGCCTCATGAGCGCGGAGCTCGAGCTGCTCGCGCTGCGCGACCCGCAGGTCGCAGAGCGGTTCGCCGACCAGGAGGAGTCGTTCCGCACGGAGCTGGCCGACATCCTCACCCGCGTGCTCACGAGCGTCGGGATGCGCTTCGCCATCGACGCCGCCGCGGCCACGCGCGTGCTCATCAGCGCCTACACGTCCGCGGCCAGGGACGCGTTCCTCGCGCCCGACGGCGACGAGGCCGCGCAGCGCGCGCAGGCCGCGGACTGGCTGCCTGCGCTCGTCGGGCGGCTCGTCGAACCGGACCCCGGCGCGGCCTGA
- a CDS encoding VOC family protein, with protein sequence MTLTFSGAVVDCADPAVVADFWQAALGWTGRETGPHGEAVLYPRDGETVLGPPSLVFQRVPEGKAVKNRVHLDFSSSAQAADVARLEGLGARRVDVGQGEQETFVVMADVEGNEFCVLRGD encoded by the coding sequence ATGACACTCACCTTCAGCGGCGCCGTGGTCGACTGCGCCGACCCCGCCGTCGTGGCGGACTTCTGGCAGGCCGCGCTCGGCTGGACGGGGCGCGAGACCGGACCGCACGGCGAGGCCGTGCTCTACCCGCGCGACGGCGAGACGGTGCTCGGCCCGCCGAGCCTCGTCTTCCAGCGGGTCCCCGAGGGCAAGGCCGTCAAGAACCGCGTGCACCTCGACTTCTCGTCGTCCGCCCAGGCCGCGGACGTCGCGCGGCTCGAGGGGCTCGGCGCGCGCCGCGTCGACGTCGGCCAGGGCGAGCAGGAGACGTTCGTCGTGATGGCGGACGTCGAGGGCAACGAGTTCTGCGTGCTGCGCGGGGACTGA
- a CDS encoding helix-turn-helix transcriptional regulator — MNRTERLYAIAEELRRAGRTGTTGPRLAAALEVSERTIKRDVAALQQAGLTIWAQAGPGGGYVLDPSASLPPVNFTPGQAVAVAVALATLPPGSPFAVDALAARGKVWDALATGDRARAEALAARVWVRHEASSAPPGDDGTSHGADGGGDVVGRARSHLGVLRAVEQSLAGARVLAIRYRDGRGATSARRVEPVLLAHTEGRWYLVAWCRSREAIRWFRLERVERADLTAQTYAPRPVEDVGEPPAGAAAVYDPDPA; from the coding sequence ATGAACAGGACGGAGCGTCTCTATGCGATCGCGGAGGAGCTGCGGCGGGCCGGGCGCACCGGCACGACGGGTCCGCGCCTCGCGGCAGCGCTCGAGGTGAGCGAGCGGACGATCAAGCGCGACGTCGCCGCGCTGCAGCAGGCCGGGTTGACGATCTGGGCGCAGGCGGGACCCGGCGGCGGCTACGTGCTCGATCCGAGCGCCTCCCTGCCCCCGGTGAACTTCACGCCCGGGCAGGCCGTCGCCGTCGCGGTCGCGCTCGCGACGCTCCCGCCGGGCAGCCCGTTCGCGGTCGACGCGCTCGCCGCGCGGGGCAAGGTGTGGGACGCGCTCGCGACCGGCGACCGCGCGCGGGCCGAGGCCCTCGCCGCGCGCGTGTGGGTGCGGCACGAGGCGAGCTCCGCGCCGCCCGGTGACGACGGCACGTCGCACGGCGCGGACGGCGGCGGGGACGTCGTCGGGCGCGCCCGCTCGCACCTCGGGGTGCTGCGCGCCGTCGAGCAGTCGCTGGCCGGGGCGCGCGTGCTCGCGATCCGCTACCGGGACGGCCGGGGCGCGACCTCGGCGCGCCGGGTCGAGCCCGTGCTGCTCGCGCACACCGAGGGGCGCTGGTACCTCGTCGCGTGGTGCCGGTCGCGCGAGGCGATCCGCTGGTTCCGCCTCGAACGCGTCGAGCGCGCCGACCTCACGGCCCAGACGTACGCGCCCCGCCCGGTCGAGGACGTCGGCGAGCCGCCCGCCGGCGCGGCGGCGGTCTACGACCCCGACCCGGCGTGA
- a CDS encoding YciI family protein, translating to MRYMLVKTYTQAAHCDLPIHEWAPEDIEAHIAFQRALGEQLAASGELVDAQGLAGPDQAVVVVSDGRAAPVVTDGPFPESKEFLAGYWIVDVDSQDRAVEIAAQASAAPGPGGAPIGEYIEVRQVMSAPASEQ from the coding sequence ATGAGGTACATGCTGGTGAAGACGTACACCCAGGCGGCGCACTGCGACCTCCCGATCCACGAGTGGGCGCCGGAGGACATCGAGGCGCACATCGCGTTCCAGCGGGCGCTCGGCGAGCAGCTCGCGGCGTCGGGCGAGCTCGTCGACGCCCAGGGCCTGGCCGGGCCGGACCAGGCCGTCGTCGTCGTGTCCGACGGCCGCGCGGCCCCCGTCGTCACCGACGGCCCGTTCCCCGAGTCGAAGGAGTTCCTCGCGGGCTACTGGATCGTCGACGTCGACAGCCAGGACCGCGCGGTCGAGATCGCGGCGCAGGCGTCGGCCGCACCTGGCCCTGGAGGCGCCCCGATCGGCGAGTACATCGAGGTCCGCCAGGTCATGAGCGCACCCGCGTCCGAGCAGTGA
- a CDS encoding RNA polymerase sigma factor: protein MARVPRAAQGARRVERALDGVADDGRGLDLPATYSRWAPLVRAVVARRLGDPSDADDATQLVFLAAWRSRDRFDPARGEVPVWLLGIARHVAADLLTARAREARRREAASRGRPVTAVPDPADDVAARVDMEGALRRLAPERRRVVRLVYAQGRTHAQVAAETGLPLGTVKSHARRGLAQLRANP, encoded by the coding sequence GTGGCACGTGTCCCCCGCGCCGCGCAGGGCGCGAGGCGGGTCGAGCGCGCGCTCGACGGCGTCGCCGACGACGGCCGCGGGCTCGACCTTCCCGCCACGTACTCCCGCTGGGCCCCGCTCGTCCGGGCCGTCGTCGCGCGGCGCCTCGGCGACCCGTCCGACGCCGACGACGCGACCCAGCTCGTGTTCCTCGCCGCGTGGCGCTCGCGCGACCGGTTCGACCCGGCGCGGGGCGAGGTGCCCGTGTGGCTCCTGGGCATCGCGCGCCACGTCGCCGCCGACCTCCTCACGGCGCGGGCGCGCGAGGCCCGACGGCGCGAGGCCGCATCGCGGGGCCGTCCCGTGACGGCCGTCCCCGACCCGGCCGACGACGTCGCCGCGCGGGTCGACATGGAGGGGGCGCTGCGACGCCTGGCCCCCGAGCGGCGCCGGGTGGTGCGCCTGGTGTACGCGCAGGGCCGCACCCACGCCCAGGTCGCGGCCGAGACCGGCCTCCCCCTCGGCACGGTCAAGAGCCACGCGCGCCGCGGCCTGGCCCAGCTCCGCGCCAACCCCTGA
- a CDS encoding RNA polymerase sigma factor has protein sequence MTTTSPEPVDDLLRDLRPRVLGLLVRRCGDLADAEDALQEALLAAATRWPVDGLPDDPRAWLARVAERRLVDTVRADVARRRREETTARRDPTSARLAPAGLTGAAGASPAPDAPDGVPGECADGAGPGDVDDSLTLFFLCCHPDLPPASAVALTLRTVGGLTTAEIARAFGVPEATMTQRITRAKRRLAALDRPFATPGPGEWDARLAAVLRVLYVVFTEGHTATSGPSLRRADLSGEAIRLARTVHTLLPDDPEVGGLLALMLLTDARRDTRTGPRGELVPLAEQDRSRWDRTEIVEGVRIVTATLPHGLVGSYQVQAAVAALHAQAPSTDATDWERVLALYSVLERLDPSPHVTLNRAVAVAMVDGPRAGLALLAGLDDALATSHRLPAVRAHLLERAGETRAAVGQYVAAAAATPSPAERDYLTLRAARLRTLP, from the coding sequence GTGACCACCACGTCCCCCGAGCCGGTCGACGACCTGCTGCGGGACCTCCGGCCGCGCGTCCTCGGCCTCCTGGTCAGGCGCTGCGGCGACCTCGCCGACGCCGAGGACGCGCTGCAGGAGGCGCTGCTCGCGGCCGCGACCCGCTGGCCGGTGGACGGGCTCCCCGACGACCCGCGGGCCTGGCTCGCGCGCGTCGCGGAGCGCCGGCTCGTGGACACGGTCCGGGCCGACGTCGCGCGGCGCCGTCGGGAGGAGACGACGGCGCGGCGCGACCCGACGTCGGCGCGGCTCGCCCCGGCCGGGCTCACGGGCGCGGCCGGGGCCTCGCCGGCACCGGACGCGCCCGACGGGGTGCCGGGAGAGTGCGCCGACGGAGCGGGACCGGGCGACGTCGACGACTCGCTCACCCTCTTCTTCCTGTGCTGCCACCCCGACCTGCCGCCCGCCAGCGCCGTCGCGCTGACGCTGCGGACCGTCGGCGGGCTCACGACGGCGGAGATCGCCCGCGCGTTCGGCGTCCCCGAGGCGACCATGACGCAGCGCATCACGCGTGCGAAGCGCAGACTCGCCGCGCTCGACCGCCCGTTCGCGACACCGGGGCCCGGCGAGTGGGACGCGCGGCTCGCCGCCGTCCTGCGCGTGCTCTACGTCGTGTTCACCGAGGGTCACACCGCGACCTCGGGACCGTCACTGCGGCGCGCGGACCTGTCCGGCGAGGCGATCCGGCTGGCCCGCACGGTGCACACGCTGCTGCCGGACGACCCGGAGGTCGGCGGCCTGCTCGCGCTCATGCTCCTCACGGACGCCCGGCGCGACACCCGGACCGGTCCACGCGGCGAGCTCGTGCCGCTCGCCGAGCAGGACCGTTCCCGCTGGGACCGCACGGAGATCGTCGAGGGCGTCCGGATCGTCACCGCGACGCTCCCCCACGGGCTCGTCGGGTCGTACCAGGTGCAGGCGGCGGTCGCGGCGCTGCACGCGCAGGCGCCGAGCACGGACGCGACGGACTGGGAACGGGTCCTCGCGCTGTACTCGGTGCTGGAGCGCCTCGACCCGAGCCCGCACGTCACGCTCAACCGGGCGGTCGCGGTCGCGATGGTCGACGGCCCCCGCGCGGGCCTCGCCCTCCTCGCCGGCCTCGACGACGCCCTCGCGACGAGCCACCGCCTGCCCGCCGTGCGCGCGCACCTGCTGGAGCGGGCGGGAGAGACGCGCGCCGCCGTCGGGCAGTACGTGGCCGCCGCCGCGGCGACGCCGAGCCCCGCGGAGCGCGACTACCTCACGCTGCGCGCAGCCCGCCTCCGCACCCTCCCCTGA
- a CDS encoding alpha/beta fold hydrolase yields the protein MSNHDPSQPLHVVLVPGFWLGAWAWDDVVPHLEAAGLVPHAVTLPGMDPGATAQDRAHVTRDDHVDTVARLVEGLDGRVVLVGHSGGGPVVQQVADRDPARIERIVYVDTGPLVDGAALSPDLPAEAADLPLPDWEALAEGGSSLDGLDDAALARFRERAVPTPGPVARGPVRVTNPARLRVPATAVCSSIPSAVLAELANPGPPLHTELGELTDLTYVDLPTGHWPMFSRPRDLAAVLVDAVS from the coding sequence ATGAGCAACCACGACCCGAGCCAGCCCCTCCACGTCGTCCTCGTCCCCGGCTTCTGGCTGGGCGCCTGGGCGTGGGACGACGTCGTCCCCCACCTCGAGGCCGCCGGCCTCGTCCCGCACGCCGTCACGCTCCCGGGCATGGACCCGGGCGCGACCGCACAGGACCGCGCCCACGTCACGCGCGACGACCACGTGGACACGGTCGCGCGGCTCGTCGAAGGGCTCGACGGACGGGTCGTGCTCGTCGGCCACAGCGGCGGCGGGCCGGTCGTGCAGCAGGTCGCCGACCGCGACCCGGCCCGGATCGAGCGGATCGTGTACGTCGACACCGGCCCCCTCGTCGACGGTGCCGCGCTCTCCCCCGACCTCCCGGCAGAGGCGGCGGACCTCCCGCTGCCGGACTGGGAGGCGCTGGCCGAGGGCGGGTCGAGCCTCGACGGGCTGGACGACGCGGCGCTCGCGCGGTTCCGCGAGCGCGCGGTGCCGACGCCCGGCCCGGTCGCGCGTGGCCCGGTGCGCGTGACGAACCCGGCACGCCTGCGGGTCCCCGCGACCGCGGTCTGCTCGTCGATCCCTTCCGCGGTGCTCGCCGAGCTGGCAAACCCCGGCCCGCCGCTGCACACCGAGCTCGGCGAGCTCACCGACCTCACCTACGTCGACCTGCCCACCGGGCACTGGCCGATGTTCTCGCGCCCGCGCGACCTCGCGGCCGTCCTGGTCGACGCGGTCTCCTGA